Below is a genomic region from Prolixibacteraceae bacterium.
TTTTGTGATTTCATCATCTGAAAGAATGAGTAGTCGCTCAATGATATTTCGAAGTTCTCTGATGTTACCTGTCCACCTCTTCTCTTGAAGTAGTTTAATGGCTTCGTTAGATATCTTTTTAGGCGCTTTCCCGTACGATTTACTGATTTCTGTGATAAAGTACTTACTCAATGCAGGAATGTCGTCTAATCGATCCTTTAGTGCAGGTACATGAATTAGTATAACACTGAGTCGATGATATAAATCCTCTCTGAAGGTGTTTTGATTAATCTCCTCTTGAAGGTTTTTATTGGTTGCTGCAATGACTCTTACATTGATCTTAATATGTTTGTCTCCACCAACACGGGTGATGCAATTTTCTTGAAGTGCCCTAAGTACCTTTGCTTGTGCCGAGGCACTCATGTCTCCAATCTCATCTAAGAATATAGTACCATTGTTGGCCTGTTCGAACTTCCCTTTGCGCTGTTTGTTTGCAGAGGTGAAAGCCCCTTTCTCATGGCCGAACAGTTCACTCTCTATCAGCTCAGATGGAATAGCAGCACAATTTACCTCAATGAATGGTTGATCTTTGCGCGTGCTGTTGTCGTGAAGCCTTTTGGCAATAAGCTCTTTTCCTGTACCATTTTCACCTGTAATCAGGACACGAGCATCTGTTTCAGCAACCTTATCGCAAATGTTCAATATCTGTGTAATTTTATCTGAAGAGCCAATAATGGTATCTTTATTTGAGATCTTCTTTTTTAACACCTTCTTCTCTTGAATCAGTGTTCCTCGTTCTCTTGCATTCTTAACAGTGATCAGAAGACGGTTTAGGTCAATTGGTTTCTCTATGAAATCAAAAGCTCCTTTTTTTATACACTCGACGGCAGTGTCGATATTACCATGCCCCGAGATCATA
It encodes:
- a CDS encoding sigma-54 dependent transcriptional regulator, encoding MDKILVIDDERSIRNSLKDILSFEDYDVDTAEDGLQAIEKIKNNNYKIVFCDIKMPQMDGIEVLERSIPIAPDTSFIMISGHGNIDTAVECIKKGAFDFIEKPIDLNRLLITVKNARERGTLIQEKKVLKKKISNKDTIIGSSDKITQILNICDKVAETDARVLITGENGTGKELIAKRLHDNSTRKDQPFIEVNCAAIPSELIESELFGHEKGAFTSANKQRKGKFEQANNGTIFLDEIGDMSASAQAKVLRALQENCITRVGGDKHIKINVRVIAATNKNLQEEINQNTFREDLYHRLSVILIHVPALKDRLDDIPALSKYFITEISKSYGKAPKKISNEAIKLLQEKRWTGNIRELRNIIERLLILSDDEITKEDIANFT